Within the Ensifer canadensis genome, the region GCCGCGATCGTGCAATAGGCCATGTAAACTGGCAGGGTAACAAACGGATCGTCGTTTGGTTTTGACAGCCTCCATGGGCAGCGAAACCGCTTGTCAGAACGTCTAGCCAACTGTGTGATCTCCCAGGTCGATTACAAGCCTCGGGTCGAAATCCAGGACTGGTTCGTCGGGGTAGCCTCGTGGGTTGCAGATCACCCGGGTGTCGACGATGGTGTAGTCACTTCGATTGTGCAGATGACCATGAACCCACGCGACCGGTTGGTATTTGGCGATGTCCGGCTCGAGATTTGAGACGAAGCTCGGTGTCAGCGGAGCGCCGACGAATTCCGGGGCAAGAGAAAGAACACTGGGTGCGTGGTGGGTCACGACGACCGTCGGGCCCACGTATTGCTCGTCAAGGGTGCATCGGATGAAGTGCTTGTCCATCTGATTGAAGCCGCTCGCATGGCCTGACGTGAACCGTCGAAATGGCTCCTTCGAAACCTTGATTTTGCGATAGT harbors:
- a CDS encoding metallophosphoesterase, with translation MKAWVFSDLHTEFDEKVAPLTVPEADVCICAGDICDGGPARTVRYLGEHVSRSMPVILVPGNHEYYRSSIIEGLKEALDTASERYPNVHVLSRRAVTLGGYRFVGATLWSDFNLYGNMTWAMRSAQTELNDYRKIKVSKEPFRRFTSGHASGFNQMDKHFIRCTLDEQYVGPTVVVTHHAPSVLSLAPEFVGAPLTPSFVSNLEPDIAKYQPVAWVHGHLHNRSDYTIVDTRVICNPRGYPDEPVLDFDPRLVIDLGDHTVG